The DNA region TGGCGCCTGGTTGGTTGGCTCAACTCCGTGTCACGAGCGTTCATCCAGCGTGCCTGTCCAACGGCCGAGTCTAGGAAGCCGTCGGCGGCAGCGATGATCGTCCGTCGCTCCGCGGTGTCGTTCGGAGGTGCACGATGCCTGCCGCAAACGGCCGGCGTCGGTCACTTCCAGAGCCAGTATCCCACACCACGCCGGGGCGTCGTGCCCACGCGGCCCGGAGCGGGCCTCGCGAGTGTCATGGGCGTTCACTACGCCGAAGGTCCGGGGGCGTACCCCCGGACCTATCGATAGAGGATTCGGGGGCAAACACCCCCGCGAGATCAGTGCGCGAACCCGGGGAACCAGATGTCGATCTCACGCTTGGCGGACTCGGGCGAGTCGGAGCCGTGCACGAGGTTGAACTGGGTCTCGAGGGCGTAGTCACCGCGAATGCTGCCGGGGACGGCCTTCTCGACCGGGTCGGTGCCGCCGGCGATCTGACGGAAGGCGGCGATGGCGCGCTCACCCTCGAGCACGGCCGCGACGACCGGACCGGAGGTGATGAATTCGATCAGGGAGCCGAAGAACGGACGCTCGGCGTGCTCGGCATAGTGGACCACCGCCACTTCCTCGGAGACGTTCACGAGCTTCAGCGCCGCGATCTTCAGACCCTTGCGCTCGATGCGGGTGATGATCTCCCCGACGAGGCCGCGGGCCACGCCGTCGGGCTTGATGAGTACCAACGTCTGCTCAGTCACGCCCGCAACCTTAGCTCCCCCGCCTCTCCGAGACTCAAGCGCACAGCTGGGAGCCGCAGCCACTCCCATTCGCGGGCCGGCGGTCAGGACCCGAAACAATTCTGGCCGTACCCGGCGAGTTACCCCGGGCGCAACGAAATCAGTTGTCACCCTGGGCAACGCAAACTACGCCCCGGACATGCGCTGACTGGGCAAGGTTCCCGCGTCCATGCGCTTCTTCACATCCGCGCGCAGGAACAGCACGAACACCCAGACGGCGACGAAGACCACGCCGATCACCAGGATCGAGATGTGGATGAAGCCGCCGAGCAGCAACGCCACCTGCAGGGCCAGGTTGAACGGGATGGCCCAGGGCCGGCGCTGCACGCCCGCGCCGAGGAACATCACCACGGCCAGGCCGACGACGTAGAGGACCGACCACCAGCGCAGACCGCCGCCGACGGCGCTGATCACCGGCAGCGCGAGCAGCACGGTGATGGCCTCGAGGACCAGGGTGCCGGCCATGACGCCGCGCAGGCCCTTCCACGGGTCGGTGGCGGGCGGCGGGACCTCGGGGGTGGCGTCCGTCATGCGGGATCCTTTCCGAACAGGCTGCGGGCGGACCCGGCGGTGACGACCGAGCCGGTGATGACTATGCCCGCGCCGGAAACCAATTCGCCGTCCTCCCCGCCTTCGGCGAGCGCGATGGCGGTCTCGATGGCGTCGGCCAGGTCGTGGGCGACGGCCACGCGCTCGTCGCCGAAACGCTGGACCGCGAGGTTGGCCAGGTCGTCGACGGGCAGCGCGCGCGGGGAGCCGTTCTCGGTGACGACGATCTCGTCGAGGATCGGTTCCAGGGCGTCGAGGATGCCGCCGGCGTCCTTGTCGGCCAGCACCGCGACCACGCCGACCAGTTTGCGGAAATCGAACTCACTGGTCAGGGTGGCGGCCAAAGCCTTGGCGCCGTGCGGGTTGTGCGCGGCGTCGATGAAGATGGTGGGCGCGCTGCGCATGCGCTCCATCCGGCCCGGGCTCAGCGCGCTCGCGAATCCGGCTCGCACCGCGTCGATGTCGAGCTGCCGGGACGCGCCCGCGCCGAAGAACGCCTCGACCGCGGCCAGCGCGAGCACAGCATTGCGGGCCTGGTGTTCGCCGTGCATGGGCAGGAAGATGTCGTCGTAGACGCCGCCGAGGCCCTGGAGTTCGAGCATCTGGCCGCCGATGGCGACGCGACGCGAAAGTACCTGGAACTCCGAGCCTTCGCGGGCCACGGCCGCGTCGACTTCTACGGCGCGGCGCAGCAGGACGTCCATGACTTCGGGTTCCTGCTGGGCGATGACGGCGACGGTGTCGCGCGGGGACAGTTCGTCCTCGGGGGCCTTCTTGATGATTCCGGCCTTCTCCCCCGCGATGGAGGTGAGGTCGGGGCCGAGGAATTCGGTGTGGTCCAAGCCGATCGGGGTGATGACGGCGACCTGGCCGTCGATCACATTGGTGGCATCCCAGCGACCACCCAGTCCGGTCTCCACGACGGCCACATCCACCGGGGCTTCCGCGAAGGCCGCGTACGCCATCCCGGTGAGCACCTCGAACTTCGACATGGCCGGGCCGCCCGCGGCTTTCGACTGCGCGTCGATCATCTCGACGAACGGCAGCAGTTCCCGGTACACCTCCACGTAGCGCCCCGGCGTGATGGGCGCGTTGTCGATGGCGATGCGCTCGGTGGCCAGCTGCAGGTGCGGGCTGGTGATCCGCCCGGTCCGCCGGTGCAGCGCGGTGAGCAGCGCGTCGATCATGCGCGTCACCGAGGTCTTGCCGTTGGTGCCGGCGATGTGGATGGCCGGATAGGACTGCTGGGGCGAGCCCAGCAGATCCATCAGCGTGGCGATCCGCGACAGCGACGGCTCGATCTTGGTCTCCGGCCAGCGCCGATCGAGTTCGGCCTCGACCAGCGCCATCTCGGCCAGATCCACCGGCGAAGTGCCGTGGGTCAGCGAGCCCTCCGCGTACTGACGCTCCGGTTCGTCGTTCACTTGGCGGCCAGCTCGGCGAGCCGGGCGGTGACGCGCTCGACATCGCCCTCGGCGATCTCCTTGCGCGCCTTGATCTTCGCGACCACGTCCTCGGGGGCCTTGGCCAGGAAGGCCGCGTTGCCGAGCTTGCCGTTGGTGCCGGCCAGTTCCTTCTGCGCGGCGGCGAGGTCCTTCTCCAGGCGGCGGCGCTCGGCGTCGAGGTCGACAGTGCCGGAGGTGTCGATCTCGACGGTGACCGTCGCGGTGCTCAGGCGCACCTCGACCGACGCGGTGGCCGCGAAGTCCGCGCCCGCCTCGGTCAGCTTGGCCAGGTTGGCGATGCCCGCCTCCTGGGCGCGCAGGTCGGCGGCGTCGATGCCGGCGATGCGGGCGGCCACCTTCTGGCTGTCGGCCAGGCCCTGGTCGGCGCGGAAGCGGCGGATCTCGGTGATCAGCTTCTGGGTGTCGGCCACCCGCTGGGCCGCGGCGGTGTCGGCGGTCGCGCCGGAGACGGCCGGCCAGGCGGAGATGACGATGGACTCGCCCTCGGCGCCGTCGGTCAGGGCCTGCCACAGGGTTTCGGTGACGAACGGGACGGCCGGGTGCAGCAGGCGCAGCACGGCGTCGAGGACGTTGCCGAGCACGATGCGGGTGCTCGCGGCGCGCTCCTCGGACTCGGCGAACTGGACCTTCGCCAATTCCAGGTACCAGCTGCAGAATTCGTCCCACGCGAAGTGGTAGAGCCCTTCGAGGGCCTTGCTGAACTCGTAGCGGTCCAGGGCGCCGTCGACCTCGGCGATGACCTCGTCGAGGCGGTCCAGGATCCACAGGTCGCTGTCGGTGAGCGTGTCGCGGGCGGGCAGTTCGCCCGGCTGCGCACCGTTCATGAGCGCGAACTTGGTGGCGTTGAACAGCTTGGTGATGAAGCTGCGCGAGGCGGTCACGTGCGAGGTGCCGACCGAGAGGTCGCCGCCGGGCTGCGCGCCGCGGGCCAGAGTGAAGCGGGTGGCGTCGGCGCCGTACTCGTTGATCCAGTCCAGCGGGTCGATGCCGTTGCCGCGCGACTTGGACATCTTCTTGCCGTGTTCGTCGCGAATCAGGCCGTGCAGGAACACATCCTGGAACGGGACCTGCTTGGGGTCCTTGCCGGCGGTGAGCACCGGGTCGTCGGAGACGAACATGCCGAACATCATCATCCGGGCGACCCAGAAGAAGAGGATGTCGTAGCCGGTGACCAGCACGCTGGTCGGGTAGAACTTGCGCAGTTCCTCGGTGGAGTCGGGCCAGCCCATGGTGGAGAAGGGCCACAGGCCCGAGGAGAACCAGGTGTCGAGCACGTCGGGGTCCTGGACGTAGCCCTCGGGGGCCTGCTCGTCGGGTCCGACGCAGACGATCTCGCCTTCGGGGCCGTACCAGATCGGGATGCGGTGGCCCCACCACAGCTGACGGGAGATGTTCCAGTCGTGCATGTTGTCGACCCACTCGAACCAGCGCGGTTCCTGGCTGGCCGGGTGGATCTTGACGTCGCCGTTGCGGACCGCGTCGCCGGCGGCCTTGGCGATGCCCTCGACCTTGACCCACCACTGCATGGACAGGCGGGGTTCGATGGGTTCGCCGGAACGCTCGGAGTGGCCGACCTGGTGGATGTAGGGGTACTTGCGCCCGACCACGCGACCTTCGGCCTCGAGGCGCTCGCGGATCTTCAGCCGCGCCTCGAAGCGGTCCATGCCGTCGAATTCGGTTCCGCTGTCGGCGATCTTGCCGGTGATATCCATGATGGTCGGCATGGGCAGGTTGTGGCGCAGGCCGAGCTCGAAGTCGTTGGGGTCGTGCGCGGGGGTGATCTTGACCGCACCGGAACCGAACTCGGGGTCCACGTAGTCGTCGGCGACGATCGGGATCTGGCGGCCGGTGATCGGGTGGTAGACGGTGGTGCCGATGAGGGCCTGGTAGCGCTCGTCGTCGGGGTGCACCGCGACGGCGGTGTCACCGAGCATGGTCTCCACGCGGGTGGTGGCCACGATCACGTGCGGCTCGTCGTCGTTCAGCGAGCCGTAGCGCAGCGAGACGAGCTCGCCCTCGACCTCCTTGTGGTCCACCTCCAGGTCGGAGATGCCGGTCTTGAGCACCGGCGACCAGTTCACCAGGCGTTCGGCGCGGTAGATGAGGCCCGCGTCGTAGAGGCGCTTGAAGATGGTCTGCACGGCGCGGGACAGGCCCTCGTCCATGGTGAAGCGGTCGCGGCTCCAGTCGACGCCGTCGCCGAGGCGGCGCATCTGGCCCTGGATCTGGCCGCCGGATTCGCGCTTCCAGTCCCAGACCTTGTCGACGAACAGTTCGCGGCCGAAGTCTTCCTTGGTCTTGCCGTCGACGGCGAGCTGCTTCTCCACCACGGTCTGGGTGGCGATGCCTGCGTGGTCCATGCCGGGCAGCCACAGCACCTCGAAGCCCTGCATGCGCTTGCGGCGGGTCAGCAGGTCCATGAGGGTGTGGTCGAGGGCGTGGCCCATGTGCAGGGTGCCGGTGACGTTCGGCGGGGGCAGCACGATGGAGTACGCGGGCTTGGCGCTGCCGGTGTCGGCGGTGAAGTAACCGGCGCCTACCCAGCGCTCGTACAGGTCGGCCTCGACGTCGCTGGGGTTCCAGCTCTTGGGGAGGGCATCGGCACGATTTCGCGGGTTCTCAGAGGCTGCGCTGGTCACCGTGTGATTCTAAGGGCTGGGATTATCGCCCAACGACCGGGTTTTTCCCAGGGGTGATTTTGGATAGCCGAAGGGCGAGGCTTCCGGCGGATGAGGGACACCGGAAGCCTCGCCCTCGACGTCCAGACTACCGCCGTTTTGCGCGATTCCCCGAATCCATACCCAATTCTCAGGTTGTGACCCAGTAGCCTGAAAACCATGAATCCGATTGTCACACGGTTGATGTCGACGGTCGCCGGCCAGCTGGGCCACCCCCACGGCCCCCTCGGCAAGCTCGTCGCCCGCCTGCTCAACCGCGGCAACCACCCGCTGATCGAGGCCGCCGTCACCGCCGCCGAGGTCACCCCCACCGATGCGGCCGCCGACATCGGCTTCGGCGGCGGTCTCGGCCTTACGCTGCTGTTGGGCCGGGTCGGCACCACCGGCACCGTGACCGGCGTCGAACTCTCCGCGGACATGCTCACCCGGGCGCGCGCCGAGTACGCGGCCGACGTGTCCTCCAACCGGCTGCGCCTCGTCGAGGGGTCGCTCACCGGGCTGCCCCTGGCGGACGACTCGCTGGATGCCGTAATCACCTGCAACACCATCTATTTCGTGCCCGAGCTGGACGCGGCGTGCGCCGAGTTGGCTCGCGTCCTGAAACCCAAGGGCCGCTTGGTGATCGGCATCGGGGATCCCGACGCCATGGCGAAAATGCCGTTCACCTCATACGGATTCACGCTCCGACCGGTCGCCGAAGTCCGTGCGGCGCTGGAGCGGGCCGGCCTCACGGTCGATCAGCGTGAGGTCACCAACAGGCCGATGACGGGCCATCTGCTCATCGCCCGCCCCACCGGGTAGGGGTCGGCTGGTCGCGGGCCGGGCGGACTTCGGTTGCGCCCGGGCCTTCGCGGCCGCCATGAAGTGATCGTCGACGGGTTCCGACACACCCCTGTCCCGAAAACGTTTGACATCTAATCATTCGATATCTAACGTTTCACTCGGATTGGTTCTACCGAGGAGGAACGTGGTGGCTGTCGACAGGGCCGGGGCGAGTCCCCCGGTGTGGGACGAGGTCGAGCCGACACCGGCGACCACCCGGCAGTGGGCCGTGCTCGTGGTGGTTTCGTTGACGCAGTTGATGATTGCGCTCGACGCGACCGTGATGAATGTGGCGTTGCCGTCGGCGCAGGCGGACCTCGGGTTCTCCGATTCGGGGCGGGCGTGGGTCATCACCGCGTACACGCTGGCGTTCGGCGGGCTGCTGCTGATCGGGGGCAGGCTGTCGGATCTGCTCGGGCGGCGACGGGCGCTCACCATCGGATTGGCGGGATTCGCGCTGGCCTCCGGGGCCGCCGGGTTGGCGC from Nocardia tengchongensis includes:
- a CDS encoding valine--tRNA ligase; the encoded protein is MTSAASENPRNRADALPKSWNPSDVEADLYERWVGAGYFTADTGSAKPAYSIVLPPPNVTGTLHMGHALDHTLMDLLTRRKRMQGFEVLWLPGMDHAGIATQTVVEKQLAVDGKTKEDFGRELFVDKVWDWKRESGGQIQGQMRRLGDGVDWSRDRFTMDEGLSRAVQTIFKRLYDAGLIYRAERLVNWSPVLKTGISDLEVDHKEVEGELVSLRYGSLNDDEPHVIVATTRVETMLGDTAVAVHPDDERYQALIGTTVYHPITGRQIPIVADDYVDPEFGSGAVKITPAHDPNDFELGLRHNLPMPTIMDITGKIADSGTEFDGMDRFEARLKIRERLEAEGRVVGRKYPYIHQVGHSERSGEPIEPRLSMQWWVKVEGIAKAAGDAVRNGDVKIHPASQEPRWFEWVDNMHDWNISRQLWWGHRIPIWYGPEGEIVCVGPDEQAPEGYVQDPDVLDTWFSSGLWPFSTMGWPDSTEELRKFYPTSVLVTGYDILFFWVARMMMFGMFVSDDPVLTAGKDPKQVPFQDVFLHGLIRDEHGKKMSKSRGNGIDPLDWINEYGADATRFTLARGAQPGGDLSVGTSHVTASRSFITKLFNATKFALMNGAQPGELPARDTLTDSDLWILDRLDEVIAEVDGALDRYEFSKALEGLYHFAWDEFCSWYLELAKVQFAESEERAASTRIVLGNVLDAVLRLLHPAVPFVTETLWQALTDGAEGESIVISAWPAVSGATADTAAAQRVADTQKLITEIRRFRADQGLADSQKVAARIAGIDAADLRAQEAGIANLAKLTEAGADFAATASVEVRLSTATVTVEIDTSGTVDLDAERRRLEKDLAAAQKELAGTNGKLGNAAFLAKAPEDVVAKIKARKEIAEGDVERVTARLAELAAK
- a CDS encoding folylpolyglutamate synthase/dihydrofolate synthase family protein codes for the protein MALVEAELDRRWPETKIEPSLSRIATLMDLLGSPQQSYPAIHIAGTNGKTSVTRMIDALLTALHRRTGRITSPHLQLATERIAIDNAPITPGRYVEVYRELLPFVEMIDAQSKAAGGPAMSKFEVLTGMAYAAFAEAPVDVAVVETGLGGRWDATNVIDGQVAVITPIGLDHTEFLGPDLTSIAGEKAGIIKKAPEDELSPRDTVAVIAQQEPEVMDVLLRRAVEVDAAVAREGSEFQVLSRRVAIGGQMLELQGLGGVYDDIFLPMHGEHQARNAVLALAAVEAFFGAGASRQLDIDAVRAGFASALSPGRMERMRSAPTIFIDAAHNPHGAKALAATLTSEFDFRKLVGVVAVLADKDAGGILDALEPILDEIVVTENGSPRALPVDDLANLAVQRFGDERVAVAHDLADAIETAIALAEGGEDGELVSGAGIVITGSVVTAGSARSLFGKDPA
- a CDS encoding class I SAM-dependent methyltransferase — translated: MNPIVTRLMSTVAGQLGHPHGPLGKLVARLLNRGNHPLIEAAVTAAEVTPTDAAADIGFGGGLGLTLLLGRVGTTGTVTGVELSADMLTRARAEYAADVSSNRLRLVEGSLTGLPLADDSLDAVITCNTIYFVPELDAACAELARVLKPKGRLVIGIGDPDAMAKMPFTSYGFTLRPVAEVRAALERAGLTVDQREVTNRPMTGHLLIARPTG
- the ndk gene encoding nucleoside-diphosphate kinase, which gives rise to MTEQTLVLIKPDGVARGLVGEIITRIERKGLKIAALKLVNVSEEVAVVHYAEHAERPFFGSLIEFITSGPVVAAVLEGERAIAAFRQIAGGTDPVEKAVPGSIRGDYALETQFNLVHGSDSPESAKREIDIWFPGFAH
- a CDS encoding DUF4233 domain-containing protein, which produces MTDATPEVPPPATDPWKGLRGVMAGTLVLEAITVLLALPVISAVGGGLRWWSVLYVVGLAVVMFLGAGVQRRPWAIPFNLALQVALLLGGFIHISILVIGVVFVAVWVFVLFLRADVKKRMDAGTLPSQRMSGA